From Bacteroides uniformis:
CACCATCAACTGCAAGTCCTTATCTTTCTTCATCAACGGCAGATAGGGCCATACTTGCGCTGAAGAGTCGCGCAGCCACATGGCATCTATATCACCTGTAATGACGAAAGTATCTGGTCTGCCATTCTTCACTCTATATCTGACAGTAGTGTCAAGCGTATTGGGAAAACAGTTCTCGAACATCCAACGCAACTTCTCGTCCTTTATTTTAGGCTTTGCTTCTTCAATAGCAGCATCTACTGCCTTCGAAATGAAGCTCCTTTTGCTTGCAGAAGGACGCAACGAAACATATCTCTGGTTGAAAGTCCCGGATGAAGATAATACGGAAGCGGGCTGAAAGGTCATTGCAGCCAAGGCAAGCCCGCCAGTCTTCAGAAATTGGCGTCTTGACATATTGTTTTTCATGATTGATTTCTTCTTTAATAGGTATGCTTACCGGATGTCACATTTATCTTTTTCTCTTTTCCACCATAGAGTACACACAGTTCAAAATCAATATTAGAATCTACTGTGATACGGGGTTCATCACTTGCAGAACGGCGTGCTTCAGCTTTTAAGGAGATAAGCCCTTCGGGACCAAAAGGATAGCGTTCTATGCCGTTAATCTCCGTCAAATTCATATCCCAGATAATCTGCTTTTTGGCATAATCTCCCCGAATACCGATAATAAATTCTATCAATTCAGCAATAGGAGGAAGTCCTGCCCAACCCACAAAATTATCCCTTGCCATAAATCCCGGCTCAGCACTTTCCGGAGCATAATATTCCCAAAAAGTTCCAGTCTTCTTATAGACCTCAAACACCTGGGCATAATGATTCAAACAAATCTCCCGTGCCAGTTTACCATAACCTTTCTGCACAAGGCCCTGCATCACCATGTAATTAGTTCCCGGCCATACGCCACCCTGCCAATAACGGCCATTCTCCTTGTACTTGGGATTATCGGCAGACAAAGAAGGAATACGGTGTTTCCGGTTGAATGTGGCAGGATTATCCAATTCCTTCACCATACGGTCCAACTGTACAGAATCCAATACATCAGTAAACAGAGCCCAATAGGCACCTATTCCCTTAGTTGTACAGAGCGTACCGTCAGCATACTGGTCATAAAGGAAACCGGTCTTTTCATCCCAAAGATTGTCATGGATATATTTTCCCAGCATTTTGGCTTCGTCTTCAAACTCTTCTATCTCTTGCCAACGTTCCAGATAAAAGCCCATCTCAAGTAGTAAATTGGCAGTAAATAATTGCTGTAGGTTTGTATCTAACCAAATCATATGCCCGTGACTGTAGATAGGGCTGTATTCCGACGGAACACGGGGCATATTATCCATGCCGGTCCCCCATCCGCTTGACCAGTAGGTTCCATTTCTCCAAGTATGGTTCAATTTCAACCACTTATAATAAGCACAAAGTACCGGAAATATCTTGTGCAGGCGTTCCGTATCACCAAACTGATGGAAATAGACCATCTCACACCAAGGCATCAAATTCGGTCCGGTACTCACCGGATCATAGCGTTCAAAGCAATCGGCACCATCCGCCTTTATTTCACGGCAAATGAAACCGTCGGGATGCTGCTTGGCGTAAAAGTTGTTCAGCGTATTCTGGAAAGGAAAGAAACGGGTACCATAGCGGGCAAACATCAGAATGAAAGAGGAATCCCACATAAAGATATTACCATTATAAGCTGTATCCAAATAGCTTGAGACAAAACCCGAGCCTGCTTGAGGAGCACGAATATTGCCGATAGCTATTTCCCATGCCTTCCAATACATTTCAAGTTCCTTGTCATGTCCACCCCAAATGGGATTGGGAAGAATCTGCCGAGCTTCTTCGAAGCTTTTCGGCACAATCGTCTCAGGTTTTGCCACACGATACTCATTTTCAGTGACCAGCGGTTCCTTTACATATGTATTTTTATAAGGCAAATGATACTTTTCATCATTGCCACAGCTCTGAGCTTTCAGCAAAGGGAGAGTGGAAAAAGAAAGCAAGCTTACCAATAAAATGTGTTTCAACATAGGAAATAGTTATTTTTTAAATTACAAATTGAGCAGTTTTTTTATCTTGTCAAAGATAGCAGTATTTTCAAAAATCCCTGTAAACTCCTCTGCACCGGGACCAAAAGCATACACTGGTACCATTACACCGCTATGACCACCGGTAGAGAACTTACATACGATTCTGCCTTCTGCCAAATCTCCATCAATCAACGTAAGTCCACCAGTCTCATGGTCTGCAGTAACTACTACCAATGTTTCTCCATCCTTGGCAGCCCATTCATAAATGGCACCGATAGTACGGTCAAAGTCATGTGTTTCCTGCATCAGCAAATCAATGTCATTGAAGTGTCCGTAGTCATCCAGCTGCGAACCTTCTATCATCATAAAGAAACCGTTTTTATTTTGGTCCAGCAATTCGATACCTTTCAATGAAGCACGTGCCAAAAGGTCGCCACGTTCAGCAGGAAGAGGAGTATCGACGGGATAAGGTACGGCAAATACCTTACCACTCTTTATGCCAGCCAATTCATCCCAACTGCGAGGAGTCTGAAATCCTTTATCGCGTAGTTCCTTAAACAAGTCACGTCCATCTTCACGGTTTTCGAAAAGCTTGGCACCTCCACCGAATACATAATCGGCACTGCAATTAACGTAATCTGCTACGATTTCAGCTTCCGCATCCCTATCCTTGTTATGGCAACAAAAATCAGCAGGAGTGGCATCCCACAGACGGCAAGTCACCGCTATACCGGTCGATTTACCTTTAGCAGCAGCCAGGTCTACCAATGATTTCAAAGGACGTCCTTCGGTATCTACACCCACAGAATGATAGTTTGTCTTCTGCCCCGTAGCTATGGCTGTTCCACCCGCTCCCGAGTCTGTAATCAGCTTGTTGGCACAATAGGTTTTAGACAAACCCACTACCTGGCAGTTATCCAAAAACAACTTGCCTCGATTGGCTGTCCAGGCAGAATATACGTGCATAAGACTCATGCCATCACCAATCATCAAGATGACATTCTTTATCTTCTTGCCCTGGGGAGGGGTAATCTTTGTCACCTCATAAGGTTGGTCCAAAACATAGGTCTGTTCTTTATCACGGCGGCTTTGTGCCGATAACTCTACCGGCAGTAGCAAGACTGCCAAGAGCATAACGATACATATTCTTAATATCTTAGTCATAATTATTGTTTTATTATTCAACCGTTACTAAAATAGGGGCATGGTCGGAGAGGAAAGCATTATTCTCTGTTTCAGCCAATACACCATACCTCAAAACTTTCAGTCCATTACGTACAAAAACGTAATCAATCAGCGGACGTTTATCGTAAGGAATCTTTCCGAAATCATGGAAACTCCATGCCGGACCATAAACAATTGCCGATGCCTGGCGTGCATCTGTCAAGTGTTCCGGATTGGAAGGGTCAGTCACGTGTTTGATGACATCCGATTCCGGACTAGCATTAAAGTCGCCCGTTACTACTACGGGTAAGTTACCACTCAACTCATTTACTTTATCCAGCATAAGGCTTATACCTTCACGACGTGCAGCAACACCTACATGATCCAAGTGGGTATTCAATGCGAAGAACTCCTTGCCACTTACTTTATCTTGCAGTTTTGCCCATGAAGCGATACGCTCACAAGCTCCATCCCAGCCCTTGGAACCGGCAACTTCAGGAGTCTCGCTCAACCAGAAATAGCCAGAATCCAGCAAGTTGAAACGATCTTTCTTATACCAGAGTGCACTATATTCACCCTTTTCCTTTCCATCTTCACGACCTACACCGATGACTCCGTATTCCGGCAATCGTTGTTTAAGGTCTTCCAACTGATTATGAAGTACTTCTTGCGTACCCAATATATCCACATCATAAAAACGGATGGCATTTGCCGCGCGGTCTTTACGGTATTGCCAGTTGTCCAAGCTATCTTCCGGATTGTCATAGCGAATATTGAAACTCATGACATTAACGGGCTCTGGTGCAGGCGCCTGCTGCTTCACCTGTCCGCATGATGCAGCGAACAAAGGTAAAAATAACAAAAATAACTTTCTCATAGCATATATATTAAACTATTATTTCACAAATAAAGCCGATGCAGGGATGGGTGCCAACTTCTCGGCAGAAGGCAGTTTCCAAGCCCAGCTCAAATACTCACCTTCATAATCTTCAAAGTAATAGAGCTTGTAAGGATGAAAACCTTTCTTCAGCGCGACCATTCCGGTAGCAGGAATTGCAGCATGGGAAGCATCATTATTGACTACCTGCTCATCGTGAATGTACAAGACACTGCCATCGTCCGAACGGGTCTGGAAAGTATAGACCCCATCTTCGGGAACATTTATCAATCCAGAAAAGATATAACCGAAATGATCCTCCTGCTTAGCACCCTTAATAGAAGGTTCGGGCATGACACCAGACTCCAGCAACGGTGACTTTTCTACATCAGCCACTTTCTGGTAAGTGCCTTCAAAGTACTTATAAGATGTACCATTCTGAGTAGGATTTACAGAAAGAGCAGCCTTTAATTCAGCTTTCGTTGCCGATATGGATAATGTTCTGCTTGAGCGGAGACCTTCCTTGAATCCTTTGGCTTTTATTAAAGTGGTCTTGTCCAGTTCAAAAGGCTGCTCGTACAATGCCGACTGCTCTGTGGGCTCGCTGCCATCCAATGTATATCTGATTTCGGCATCCTTGGTTGTTGTGGCCAATGCAACCGTTACCTTATCCATAAACAAGTTCAAATCCTTATCCACATAGGGAATGGAAACGACTTCATCTTTAGTATAGGAATAAGGGGATGCTTCAGAGGAAACACCTCTCTCCATATTCGGCTTATCGGACAAAGTAAAACGAAGTTCTCCACCTTCCATCAACTGTGCATAAGTAATAAAATTTACATCTATCGGTTGTCCGTTCAATTCTACTTTTGTGATATAGACATTCTTCTTCGGATTGTTGGCAAGGATGGTCAAAGTCTTTCTATTTGCCAGGTTGACAACCGCTTTCTCAAATAGAGGAGTAGTCAGTGCAAATTCATTGCTTCCCGGACAAACTGAATAAATACCCAAGCTGGATAATATATACCAACCGGACATCTGTCCACAATCTTCATTACCAATGATTCCTTCAGGCGTAGGAGCGTACATTTCATGGAGCAGACGGCGTGTCATTTCCTGCGTCTTCCAAGGCTGTCCGACGTAATCGTACAGATAGGCGATATGATGGCTCGGCTCATTGCCATGAACATATTGACCTATCAGTCCGGTAATATCCACTAAATCGCCATGTACATCCGACTCTACTGTAAAGATAGAATCGAGTGCGGTAATAAACTCTTTCTTACCACCAAACAGTTGTGCCATACCGCTTACATCGTGAGGTACAAAGAAACGATACTGCCAGGCTGTGGCTTCCGTATAGGCACGACCTATCTCAATAGGATTGAAGGGAGTTTCCCAGTTCCCATCCATCCGCTTGGGGCGGAAGAATTTTGTATTACCATCAAAAACATTGATATAGTTCTGGGAACGTTGAATATACTTTTGATAAATATCATCCTTACCCATTTCCTGAGCCA
This genomic window contains:
- a CDS encoding MGH1-like glycoside hydrolase domain-containing protein; the encoded protein is MLKHILLVSLLSFSTLPLLKAQSCGNDEKYHLPYKNTYVKEPLVTENEYRVAKPETIVPKSFEEARQILPNPIWGGHDKELEMYWKAWEIAIGNIRAPQAGSGFVSSYLDTAYNGNIFMWDSSFILMFARYGTRFFPFQNTLNNFYAKQHPDGFICREIKADGADCFERYDPVSTGPNLMPWCEMVYFHQFGDTERLHKIFPVLCAYYKWLKLNHTWRNGTYWSSGWGTGMDNMPRVPSEYSPIYSHGHMIWLDTNLQQLFTANLLLEMGFYLERWQEIEEFEDEAKMLGKYIHDNLWDEKTGFLYDQYADGTLCTTKGIGAYWALFTDVLDSVQLDRMVKELDNPATFNRKHRIPSLSADNPKYKENGRYWQGGVWPGTNYMVMQGLVQKGYGKLAREICLNHYAQVFEVYKKTGTFWEYYAPESAEPGFMARDNFVGWAGLPPIAELIEFIIGIRGDYAKKQIIWDMNLTEINGIERYPFGPEGLISLKAEARRSASDEPRITVDSNIDFELCVLYGGKEKKINVTSGKHTY
- a CDS encoding alkaline phosphatase; protein product: MTKILRICIVMLLAVLLLPVELSAQSRRDKEQTYVLDQPYEVTKITPPQGKKIKNVILMIGDGMSLMHVYSAWTANRGKLFLDNCQVVGLSKTYCANKLITDSGAGGTAIATGQKTNYHSVGVDTEGRPLKSLVDLAAAKGKSTGIAVTCRLWDATPADFCCHNKDRDAEAEIVADYVNCSADYVFGGGAKLFENREDGRDLFKELRDKGFQTPRSWDELAGIKSGKVFAVPYPVDTPLPAERGDLLARASLKGIELLDQNKNGFFMMIEGSQLDDYGHFNDIDLLMQETHDFDRTIGAIYEWAAKDGETLVVVTADHETGGLTLIDGDLAEGRIVCKFSTGGHSGVMVPVYAFGPGAEEFTGIFENTAIFDKIKKLLNL
- a CDS encoding endonuclease/exonuclease/phosphatase family protein, with amino-acid sequence MRKLFLLFLPLFAASCGQVKQQAPAPEPVNVMSFNIRYDNPEDSLDNWQYRKDRAANAIRFYDVDILGTQEVLHNQLEDLKQRLPEYGVIGVGREDGKEKGEYSALWYKKDRFNLLDSGYFWLSETPEVAGSKGWDGACERIASWAKLQDKVSGKEFFALNTHLDHVGVAARREGISLMLDKVNELSGNLPVVVTGDFNASPESDVIKHVTDPSNPEHLTDARQASAIVYGPAWSFHDFGKIPYDKRPLIDYVFVRNGLKVLRYGVLAETENNAFLSDHAPILVTVE
- a CDS encoding GH92 family glycosyl hydrolase; translated protein: MKLKTLICATTAFWACCSCTSGELSPVDYVDPFIGTGFHGHTYPGATVPFGAVQLSPDTRAGNWDACSGYHYNDTTLKGFSHTHLSGTGCIDLGDILFRPTTLKPDLTTESIYQPAAFSHKDEDASAGYYSVVLKEEGIKAELTVTAHAGMHRYTFSSGKEASIIIDLTHLLDNEYIYEAELEQTAANEITGMRRTRGWTDNQYVYFVAQFSKPFQAIDFIQNKKMVSAGVKLNGTDLQACLSFDNSNGEPVIAKVGLSIVSEKNARENLETEVIGFDFDAVRSAARSAWEQALSAITVKGGNTDDLKNFYTAMYHSMVVPNVVSDVNGEYRRHNMEIGQLPKGKVQYSTFSLWDTFRAWNPLMTLIDTTLVNNMINSFLDIYESSGELPIWPLSAGETGTMIGYHAVSVIADAYMKGIRGFDAEKALEAMVVSSEKNKKGADYYIQNGFIPSNIKKESISCLLEFAYDDWCIARMAQEMGKDDIYQKYIQRSQNYINVFDGNTKFFRPKRMDGNWETPFNPIEIGRAYTEATAWQYRFFVPHDVSGMAQLFGGKKEFITALDSIFTVESDVHGDLVDITGLIGQYVHGNEPSHHIAYLYDYVGQPWKTQEMTRRLLHEMYAPTPEGIIGNEDCGQMSGWYILSSLGIYSVCPGSNEFALTTPLFEKAVVNLANRKTLTILANNPKKNVYITKVELNGQPIDVNFITYAQLMEGGELRFTLSDKPNMERGVSSEASPYSYTKDEVVSIPYVDKDLNLFMDKVTVALATTTKDAEIRYTLDGSEPTEQSALYEQPFELDKTTLIKAKGFKEGLRSSRTLSISATKAELKAALSVNPTQNGTSYKYFEGTYQKVADVEKSPLLESGVMPEPSIKGAKQEDHFGYIFSGLINVPEDGVYTFQTRSDDGSVLYIHDEQVVNNDASHAAIPATGMVALKKGFHPYKLYYFEDYEGEYLSWAWKLPSAEKLAPIPASALFVK